Sequence from the Nocardia cyriacigeorgica GUH-2 genome:
CCACCACCGCGGGCTGCGGTAGCGGAGACGACAAGACCGCTCTCGACCATGCCAAGGAAGGCAAGCTGACCATCGGCATCAAGTTCGACCAGCCGGGTCTGGGTCAGCGCAACACCGACGGCACCTACAGCGGCTTCGACGTCGAGGTGGCCCGCTACGTCGCGGCCAAGCTCGGCGTGCAGCCCGACGGCATCACCTTCAAGGAGGCCCCGTCGGCGCAGCGCGAGACGCTGATCGAGAACGGCCAGGTGGACTTCATCGTCGCCACCTACTCGATCACCGACCAGCGCAAGGAGAAGGTCGATTTCGCCGGGCCGTACTACGTGGCGGGCCAGAGCCTGCTGGTGAACGCCGACAACACCGACATCACCGGCCCGGAGACCATCGCGGGCAAGACGGTCTGCTCGGTGAAGGGTTCCACCCCGGCCCAGAACATCGAGAAGAACTTCCCCGACACCCAGCTGCAGACCTACGACACCTACTCGCTGTGCCTCGAGGGTCTCAACAGCGGTGCGGTCGACGCGATGACCACCGACGACATCATTCTCGCCGGTTACGCCGCGCAGACCCCGGGCCGCTACAAGCTGGTCGGCAAGCCGTTCACCACCGAGAACTACGGCATCGGCCTGAAGAAGGGCGATCAGGAGAGCCGCGACAAGATCAACGACGCCATCGAGGCGATGATCAGCGAAGGCGCCTGGGACAAGGCCTTCCAGGATTCGGTCGGGCGCGCCGCCAACTACCCGACTCCGCCGGCTCCGCAGGTGGACCGGTACTGATCCGATGATCGACCGCGGTGGGCGCCGATGACGCGCCCACCGCGCGGTCGTCCGATCGCCGACCCTGCCCTCACCTCATGATCGGAGGCGCGCACCCACCGTGTTCGATTTGATCTCTGAGTACGACTCCCAACTGCTCGACGCGTTCTGGGTCACCATCAAGCTGACCGTGCTGTCCGCGATCGGCGCGCTGGTGCTCGGCACCATCGTGGCTGCCATGCGGGTCTCGCCGGTCCCGGTGGCGCGCTGGGTCGGCACCGTCTACGTCACCGTCTTCCGCAACACCCCGCTGACGCTGATCCTGGTGTTCTGCTCGCTGGGCCTGTATTCGACGCTGCGCGTCAAACTGGCCGCCGACGGGCCGAACTCGCTGGCCGAGAACAACTTCCGCTGGGCGGTCGTCGGCCTGAGCGTCTACACCGCGGCCTTCGTCTGCGAATCGCTGCGCGCGGGTATCAATACCGTGCCGCTGGGCCAGTCCGAGGCCGGTCGTTCGCTGGGGCTCGGCTTCTTGCAGAACCTGCGGCTGATCGTGTTGCCGCAGGCGTTCCGGTCGGTGATCGCCCCGCTGGGCAGTGTGCTGATCGCGTTGACGAAGAACTCGACCGTCGCCTCCGCCATCGGTGTGGCCGAGGCCTCGTTCCTGATGGCCAAGATGCTCGACACCGAGGCGGCGCTG
This genomic interval carries:
- a CDS encoding glutamate ABC transporter substrate-binding protein, whose translation is MRINRALRLGVGAIALALAAATTAGCGSGDDKTALDHAKEGKLTIGIKFDQPGLGQRNTDGTYSGFDVEVARYVAAKLGVQPDGITFKEAPSAQRETLIENGQVDFIVATYSITDQRKEKVDFAGPYYVAGQSLLVNADNTDITGPETIAGKTVCSVKGSTPAQNIEKNFPDTQLQTYDTYSLCLEGLNSGAVDAMTTDDIILAGYAAQTPGRYKLVGKPFTTENYGIGLKKGDQESRDKINDAIEAMISEGAWDKAFQDSVGRAANYPTPPAPQVDRY
- a CDS encoding amino acid ABC transporter permease, whose translation is MFDLISEYDSQLLDAFWVTIKLTVLSAIGALVLGTIVAAMRVSPVPVARWVGTVYVTVFRNTPLTLILVFCSLGLYSTLRVKLAADGPNSLAENNFRWAVVGLSVYTAAFVCESLRAGINTVPLGQSEAGRSLGLGFLQNLRLIVLPQAFRSVIAPLGSVLIALTKNSTVASAIGVAEASFLMAKMLDTEAALLSIGAIFALGFVVLTLPTGLLFGYIAKRFEVAR